A single region of the Leptodactylus fuscus isolate aLepFus1 chromosome 5, aLepFus1.hap2, whole genome shotgun sequence genome encodes:
- the MYF6 gene encoding myogenic factor 6: MMDLFETSSYFFYLDGDNGAFQQLEMTDGSPLYPGSEGTLSPCQDQLPGDAGSDSSGEEHVLAPPGLQPHCPGQCLIWACKTCKRKSAPTDRRKAATLRERRRLKKINEAFEALKRRTVANPNQRLPKVEILRSAINYIERLQDLLQSLDQQDKPQKPDEPFTYSPKEDDVHREDFLSSCHTDWHKISNHSTMSELNSKGEGSVHESSASCSLQCLSSIVDSISSEEPKVTCTIQELVENSNPM, encoded by the exons ATGATGGACCTTTTCGAAACAAGTTCCTATTTCTTTTATTTAGATGGGGATAATGGAGCCTTTCAACAACTGGAAATGACAGATGGATCTCCATTGTATCCAGGTAGTGAGGGGACATTATCCCCATGTCAGGATCAATTGCCAGGAGATGCTGGAAGTGACAGCAGTGGAGAGGAACATGTTTTAGCTCCACCTGGTCTACAGCCCCACTGTCCCGGACAATGTTTGATTTGGGCTTGCAAGACATGCAAACGGAAGTCAGCACCGACAGACCGAAGAAAGGCGGCCACTTTACGGGAAAGGCGAAGGCTAAAGAAAATAAATGAGGCTTTTGAGGCTTTAAAAAGGAGAACTGTTGCCAACCCAAATCAAAGACTCCCCAAAGTTGAAATTCTACGCAGCGCTATAAATTATATAGAAAGGCTACAAGATCTCCTTCAAAGTCTCGATCAACAAGACAAACCCCAGAAACCCGACGAGCCCTTCACATATAGTCCTAAGGAGGACGAT GTGCACAGAGAAGATTTCTTAAGTAGCTGTCATACGGACTGGCACAAAATTTCCAATCATTCCACGATGTCAGAACTGAACTCCAAAGGAG AAGGATCTGTTCACGAGTCTTCAGCCTCCTGCAGCCTCCAATGCCTATCTTCCATAGTAGACAGTATATCATCTGAAGAGCCGAAGGTCACATGCACTATTCAGGAACTGGTAGaaaacagtaatcctatgtaa